In one Candidatus Poribacteria bacterium genomic region, the following are encoded:
- a CDS encoding sigma-70 family RNA polymerase sigma factor gives MKNDDAQLIQRVLAGDDTAFSVLVRKYQKPVHALAWRKIGDFHIAEEITQDTFLKAYQKLSMLKEPQRFLSWLYVIA, from the coding sequence ATGAAAAACGACGATGCTCAACTCATCCAACGCGTCCTCGCAGGCGATGATACTGCGTTCTCCGTGCTTGTGAGAAAGTACCAAAAGCCGGTTCACGCCCTTGCGTGGCGGAAAATTGGAGATTTCCACATCGCTGAGGAGATTACGCAGGACACCTTTTTGAAAGCCTATCAAAAATTGTCAATGCTCAAGGAACCACAACGTTTTTTGAGTTGGCTTTATGTGATCGCGA